The Tubulanus polymorphus chromosome 3, tnTubPoly1.2, whole genome shotgun sequence nucleotide sequence TTAGTGCGACTAATGTTGCCTTTTTGGACATAGAGTCATTTTGGGATGTGACAAGCTCTTCAAATTTAGCCCTAGTGACCGCAGGTATGGTCGAAGTGACTTAGGTCGGATAGACAATCTCATGGCGGAGGAGAGACAACTGAAGAATATAAGCAAACTTACTCTATACATTGGCATACAAgtaatatttattttgtgGAACTTATTCCAtatatttaaaataaattacgaAATACAGTCATAACCGCTTAATCCGGATcggcttaatccggattttggtctaatccggaCAATATTTGCAGTCGTATGTTCATTAACATACAAATGACTTTTAATGCGCATTTCCTGTAAACCGGATGAATTCTattggtcccaaatgatccgaattaagcgggtTCTACTGTATATGAATTGCTATCATGTTGATTAACAACTGCAGTTCCAATATACATTCAGGTAATCTTGCGCCGGGGGATGCTTTTCCCGCATAAACCAATAAACCAAAGAATGACTACCATGATGTCAAATCCCCATTAGGAATTAGTTTATAATAGTATCACTATCTACGCAAGATCAATCACCAAATCTTAAACCTAAACCCACTCACTCACCTAATGAAGATACTATacactagtagcgaaagctcatGCGTCAAATGaactagttaacctataaagtACTATTTGTCTTGTATTTATCCTACACCCAGTTAACACGACTCCTCTAAAACCTTATACCAAATGGCTTAAATTCCAGTccttatattctaaattctttAGAAATTAGCTACATGAAAACTATCGACCACTTATTCCCCTACACACTATCATTAGACCAAGACCACCATTAGATTGGACAAAAAATTCATCGCCTATCGTAATAAAACGAATCTACGAATCCATTTAGGCTGTAGACTTGACTAACAGTTATTATCACGCGGAATAGGTATCGTTCCAAATGATGATGGTTTTTAGGGAGTGTAGGATCCCACTAATTGTTTTACAATCAAGATCTTTTGCACATCATAATAAACCAAACATATATATGGTTCTTCTTGTTGCTCGtaattcaaatacatcaaTCATTGCCGAAAACCTGAGGTTCAAGTTGCTGTTTTCAGATCTGACAGAATTTGTCTGAATACACGTACTTATAATCGTCTTAAAATGTAACATATAACAACAACgtattttactaaattttttgTAAGAATTTAGCATCGACGCATAGAATATATCAATTCCCCGGTTTTCGATGAGAGttcttttatcatttcagatcctCTTTAAAACGGTGTATTGTATTCATGCAAACTCGAATTACCGTTAAATAAATCAGCAGTTGACAAAGTGCAAATAACAAATGGACGGACGATTTACATTCAATCCTGGTGAACTTGATCACCAACATTCTTTCAATGTAAACATATTTCTAGCaaatatattattcattttgaaataacgAAACCTCAGTATATTctgataaaaaaatcaattgtgTCAAGGAAacttgaaaattcaattttgaccCAAACTAGAAAACTACCGATGGATTGTCTAGTTCCCTGAAGGTATTTATAGTACCTCTTctacattatcatcattttaagCACATAGATTGATTGCAACTACCATATCTAACACACTCATAAAATCTAGGTTTAGTCCCGTTAAGCACACAAATTTTAATACAGCACCTCTAACTTCAATTAACTATGTTTAGGTATTACCTAACCATGACAGAACCAGATATTCTAAGACATGAATTTGTCACAAGCTAAACGttagaaactaaatttttGTTGCACTCCGATAGAAATCGTGgttatatatacaaatatctCAAATTTTCTGTCGACTAACATGGTCTAAGTAGGAGATTGACTGGCATTTGTatgaattttatgatttcCTTGTGGATCAAGAAATTGTGATTGCTCGATAAGTCGCTGCTGGGGATGACTAGTTGCGTTGTCATGCTGTTGCTGTTGATGTAATTTCAACGATGTCGCCTGGTTGAATTTCTTGCCACATGTTTCACAGTTGTACACCGATCGGTTATGATGACGTTTCAAATGTATTTTTAACGTACTGTTCTGAGCTGTAGCGTATTCGCAGTACGTACACTTATATGGTTTTTCCCCTAAAatgagaatgaaaatgaaaacacaAATGACATACATATTCAAACCAACCAAAGAGCGAGTTTCACAATTGTGAAATGTGGTCTTAAGATGTTATGACTGTCTACAAAACTAAAATGTGTTAAGGAAGATCTCAAAACTTGACTGAGCAATTCGATAATCTGGAATATGACCCAATCTTGATTATATCCAAACATCATGAGGTAAAGCTGAGTGTATGGAGCTGTTTAATCGGAATGAATAAACTGGGATTACCTGTATGTATTCGAATATGAACTTTCAGATGACTTCTCTCAACTGTCGAATAATCACACTGCTGACATTTAAAGGGTTTTATACCTATATGAGATAGATAAGAAATCATACATCTATACACTAATAACTAATACGTGAAATTGAAGATAACCTATTTGTGAAACGTTTCACATTTCGGCGAGGATTTTATAGGTTGATAGCCCTCGACAACAACCCTTTTAATGACATGAATATAGTGGTAAACGCAATAGAACttgcttaattcggatcatttgggaccaacACAATTCATCCGCTTTACGGAAAATCCCGATGAAAGGTCATCTTCTTGTACATATAATATACAAACAGACTGCAAATAGTGTCCGGATTACACTAAAATCTGGATAAAGTCGATCCGGATTAGGCAGGTTTGTCTgtgtatcaaaataaatctcATTTATTATCTATTACCTGTGTGTTTACTTTGATGTTTCTTCAAATGTATCCTCTGATTGAACGAATGATCGCACTGATCACATTTAAACGGCCTCGATGTCGGGTATCGACGTTTCTTCAACGAAGACGATGCTTTACTTTTCGCGTCGCTCGACCGGTCGTTGCCGCTGTTATCATCAATCGAGTTGATGGTCATGATCAGATGATCCTCATCCGGCAACTGCGACCGCGTCGTCGGATTCTCCGTCGACGTCTGCGCGTCGCCGCTCGTAAATCCTGCGTCGTTTATCACAAACGAGTCCGACCAGTCGGTGATGAAACTCTCCGTCGCAGCGATCGAAGACGATGGGTTTATATCGATCCGAGGAGAGGAGAGCGAAGCGCTCGCTGGCAGTAGACTTTCACTCGTAAACTGACCCGGATGTGAAGGAGGTAGAGGCCTAACAGGCGATTGAAACGATTCTCCAGTATTCGAATACGACACTGGAATCGTAAAAGTACTCCCCGGCTCTAAGTAAACGAGTCCGCGATGCGACGAGCTGCTTATCGATACCGGTAACGAATCGACCGATTTCGTCGTGTTGCCTTTAGTTACAACAGCCTGTTGCTGATGCTGTTGCGAAGTCGTCGTATTCGACGGATGTTGATTTTCCGAATCGGCGCGATTGATATTCACGACGGACGGAGAGCCGACGTCGATGAATATATCTCGATTGGTCATCGTCGCCGTCGTGCGGTTTTTATTTACGTAATTACTCGATATCCGACGACGTAACGTCGATTTCGAACGCGACCAGAAACCTTTCGGCATGTGCTTCGATTCCATGTGCTGTTTACGTTTTTTCGGCACGATCGCGCTgcaacattttttcattttctcatgCGTACCCGGTATCAACGTGATGCAACAGTTTTGATTATCGCAACACGATTTCGACTGACATTTTTCCGGAGTGCATCTATCGCCGTGACATGTATTTTCGACGAGCAACACGTCACTTTCGAAGTCGGTCTGCGTACCCATCGACTCTTGCGGTTTCGGCGGAATGCAACAGTTCACTCCGCACGTCATAGCGGGGTCTAAACACGGCGATCTTTTACTCACATCGTCCAGTGAATCCCCTATACTCATCGACGACAAAGCACTTACTTCACACAACTGTAAACTACCAGTCTGACCCGATCCGCAACAACCATCCGAATTTCCTTCAGGTTCCGTCACTGTGGTGATGGTTGAAGATTTAGTTGGCGTATCATTTGACAAAGTCTTCCGACTGGAATCATTTGAATTTGGTTTATTCGTCGGGCCGTACAAACTCAGAGTTATGAAAATGTTTAACGCATGCTGGTTTTGAATGTGCAGTAATAATCCAACAGCAGTGGCAAACTTTTCTTCACAATCTTTGATGCGACACATTA carries:
- the LOC141901773 gene encoding uncharacterized protein LOC141901773 — translated: MMDVLNKELTSEIDFLTCGTCQKEFVLSDIMTFMKHKKFDCENGTSSVDSFYQRLMCRIKDCEEKFATAVGLLLHIQNQHALNIFITLSLYGPTNKPNSNDSSRKTLSNDTPTKSSTITTVTEPEGNSDGCCGSGQTGSLQLCEVSALSSMSIGDSLDDVSKRSPCLDPAMTCGVNCCIPPKPQESMGTQTDFESDVLLVENTCHGDRCTPEKCQSKSCCDNQNCCITLIPGTHEKMKKCCSAIVPKKRKQHMESKHMPKGFWSRSKSTLRRRISSNYVNKNRTTATMTNRDIFIDVGSPSVVNINRADSENQHPSNTTTSQQHQQQAVVTKGNTTKSVDSLPVSISSSSHRGLVYLEPGSTFTIPVSYSNTGESFQSPVRPLPPSHPGQFTSESLLPASASLSSPRIDINPSSSIAATESFITDWSDSFVINDAGFTSGDAQTSTENPTTRSQLPDEDHLIMTINSIDDNSGNDRSSDAKSKASSSLKKRRYPTSRPFKCDQCDHSFNQRIHLKKHQSKHTGIKPFKCQQCDYSTVERSHLKVHIRIHTGEKPYKCTYCEYATAQNSTLKIHLKRHHNRSVYNCETCGKKFNQATSLKLHQQQQHDNATSHPQQRLIEQSQFLDPQGNHKIHTNASQSPT